Within Gambusia affinis linkage group LG01, SWU_Gaff_1.0, whole genome shotgun sequence, the genomic segment GTCACGTAACCATCAATGATTCTGAATTTTTACTGCAAACAAAAGTCCAACATGAAgccaccagaaaaaaaacaaaacaatgatgtTCTACAATTAATGGTTGAAATGCAGAAGATATCGACTTTAACATTTAGTCCTACAGCCGTCATAATAGTGGAAGAGGAGAGAAATGGTCTGTCAAAAGGTTCTGAAACTATaccaatgaaaatgtttgttttttgtctttttaaaggaAGGATGATCAATAAACATTGTTACATTTATATGCATCTgtggtttgtgttaaaatatcAGCATTTATGGGGCTCCTAAAGCACTGGGGGCCTTATGGAGCTGGTGACCTAATTTGGAATAAACAGAAGTACAAATAActgatattaattttaattgtattttttgaactgttgtttttcagactagttgtgggtttaaatagTGTTTTACTGGTAATGTTTTCCAGTAACatataattacccagtaatatttttacatttcctgtctactTAACATATTTCAATACATAAACATGGTGGACCGTTTCAGCACCCtgaccaccaggcttagcaagttttctggggtaAACCCTGATAAGCATCTCCTAAAAATGAACcttagtttattttatgtagTAAGTCCGCTCTCTACCTCTCAAATATTTAACGCACAGAAGAGAAAGCAATAGGGTCGTATTCATAATACAGGTATGCTAAAAATTATAATGTTAAGCTTCTTGAATATAACTCCAACAAAACAGCATATTTTATTAACCTCTTAGAAAAGACAGAATAAGAACAGGTGCTAAGTGACAAACACTTACCTTGGCAGCTTCTAGcatttcttgtgtttcttcCTGAGAGTGGCCAATAAAAACACCACCAATCTGGTAAGGGACCAATAAGGAGTCATCATCCAACATCATGAGCTCATCGCTGGCGTCCTGCAGGTTTTGCAGCGTTTTCTGCACAGCAATATTAGCAGACAATTACACTGAGGGCTATCAAACTGTTGGCATTAATTTAGCAGCTCACCAGCCTTTCAGGATGATGTAAAACTCCTTAATAAAAAAACCTACCACtattaatatttatacataaataaatattactataTATAATGAAGTACGGTAATATTTACATTAGATGAGTTTGATATGATCAAAATGTTGTCAATAAATTTTTATGAAGCGTACCAGCTTGTATCTGTTAATATTGCAAACAAATAACTGATGttatatttcaaacattaatataaaaatacaacaattcTATAAAGCTACCGCAAATCCTTTCCTGCAGCAACAtataaattttacaaacatCACTGCTCCCAAATGAGTCAAACTCGAAAAGTGTTTACATCCCTGCTATTATTAGCAGTTTTCTCATTTCAAATAACATTCTTGCTATCATTTGCATATACACCtcttttttatacataaacacATGCACGTGTTGTGAACCTTAAATTATCCTATGACATCCTAGAGAAGGTCTCTCTTCTGCAAAGTCTTTTAAACTAGTTTATATATATGTCCTTTATGAATTTCCCCACTGTGGGACAGTAAAGAATCTGTACATTCTTCTAATTCAAACTAAACACCAGAACGTTCTGGTATGCATCATGACAGCAGGAATAGCATGTTATGTTACAGTAATTTCATATTACTGGTCAACTCAGTATAGTTCAGTCTTTATGTTCAGAGTACTGTAGTTTTAAAATCGCTCTGCTACTTACTTTCTTCGACTCTATTTCGTTTTTGAGTTCCCCCATCCGACTCGTGTTTCTGGCAAATTTATTGATCTTCTGTTGGTCTTCAAAAGTCACGACAACGTCTTCAACCGCCTGTAACCAAGCTCCTGTTAGCAGGTTCACCAAAAATATACGTCAAATATGGCAGACAGAACCACAAATCTGTGTCCTGTTGGCTTTCAATAC encodes:
- the pfdn4 gene encoding prefoldin subunit 4; this encodes MAAATMKGPVAVEDVVVTFEDQQKINKFARNTSRMGELKNEIESKKKTLQNLQDASDELMMLDDDSLLVPYQIGGVFIGHSQEETQEMLEAAKEALEQEVKGLEERVSEIQQVLGDLKVQLYAKFGNNINLEADES